The window TGCAAATACAAACCCACGCGCCTCAACCGCACCCAAACAATCCACTTCATCCATTAGCCCATCTGGCAATGCCGCTAGCATCGCATCTATGACCTCATTAATATGACTGCGCAGTAACGGGGTAATGTCATAAAAATCAATACCCGCTTTGGGAAAGTCTGGTACTGTGCGGATAACCTGCCAAAACGCATGATCAGTATTGAGTATATTAGACGAGTTAGTGTCGGATTTCTTAGTATCTGACTTTGCTTGTGTAGTAGCGGTGGTAGCGCTCATAATAACCCTTAACTTAGATAACTGAAATAATAATACAACGGCAGTAAGTGACTTATAAAGTCTAAAATTAAAGCAGGTAAAGCATAAAATTAACGCCGGCTATCATAGCATAACCTGCCTTATTATTGCGGCTAGGAACACGAAAAGCGCGTAAGATTATGAGTGCTTAAAAACAATGAAATAGGATCGGTGACTTGATAAAAACTCACTAATCTCAATATACAAGTGTAAACTTAACCTTGCAGAGTACGGTTATATGCTACACTACGTGCGTTTTTGTGGCCCGCTAACGGGGCATAGAATTAGCAACGATCAAAAGGATTATGTATGAAACGTTATGAATGTATCGTCTGCGGCTGGATCTATGATGAAGCGCTTGGCTGCCCCGAAGAAGGTATCGCTCCTGGTACGAAATGGGATGATATTCCTGATGACTGGACGTGCCCTGAGTGCGGTGTTGGCAAGCTAGACTTTGAGATGATGGAGCTATAAGAACTAGATGATACTTTAAATAGGAGAGCTCATGACGAACTCAAATTATCCTGATGGTGCTGACTTGCCTAAAGAGATGTTTAATTACCCTACTCCCGCATGGCAAGCATTCGGTGAACATAATTGGCGCACCTCAGACCTGAGCGATCATCTCTATCAGGCGATGATCGATATTGGTGACGGTATTAATTTATGCGTTGAAGCGGGTGGTAATCCAGATAACCCACCATTACTGATGGTCATGGGATTAGGCTCACAAATGATATTTTGGCCAGACGATTTTATCAAGCGTCTGATTAATGCTGGATTTTTTGTGATTCGTTTTGACAATCGTGATATTGGGCTGTCCTCAAAAGTACAGATTGAAGGTCTACCGCGTATTAGCCAGTTCAAAATGATGCTGCGTATGCAAACCGGTCTGTCTAACAAAAGCCAACAGGTTGCTTATAACCTGACTGATATGGCTGAAGATACTGTGCGGCTGATCAAGGCGTTACAGCTTGGTCGTACTCATCTGCTTGGCGCATCTATGGGCGGTATGATCGCTCAAATCGTCGCGGCGCGTTATCCAAGCTTGGTACAGCGTATGGCGCTGATGTTTACCACAAACAATCGCGCGTTTTTAAGACCACCAAAAGCTAAGCAGTTGTATACGCTAATTAATCGTCCTGAGAGCCACTCTGAGCGCGATATCGTACGCCATAGCGTCTGGTTTATGAAAACCGTAGGTACGCCAGGACATGTCAACGTACGAACGGTTCGTGAGATTGCTAAATTACGTTATCAGCGTAACTTTCACCCGCTTGGCACCGTACAACAGCTCAATGCTATCTTAGCGTCAGGCTCTATCAGCCGCTTTAGCAAGCAGATCAAAGCACCAACCATTGTTATTCATGGTAGTGTCGATGGACTACTGCCCACCTCACAAGGGCGCGTGGTTGCTAAAGCTATTCCGAATGCTAAGTTTCATCTTATAGAAGGAATGGCCCACGATATTCCAGCCTATTATCAACCTTATTTAGTTGATTTAATCCGCAATCATTTGTTAGATTAATTGGCTCTTAAAATTCTAATTTATTACAAGCTCAAAAAAAAATAGGATAAAACGTATAGGTTATTCATACGTTTTATCCTCTTTTTTTTGCGCAGCCGCCTAAACCCATAACAGACATCTTAATCACAGCCGATGCTCTGTCCGTCTTTATCAATACACATTTTGTCGCCATTCTGAAGGCTGCCAATCCAAGCCTTGCCGTCTTTAAATATAAAAGCAGACACGCCTTTATAGATATCACCAGTATCTACACTACTCTCATCAAAGCGAAAGGGAATAGTCAGCTCACCGCCTAAATTAACAAAGCCCCATTTGTTATCAACGTGCACGCCAGCCAAACCTTCAGAGAACGGCCGTACATCATCAAATGAGTAGGTAATCATCGTAACGTCTTTATCATCCACAAATCCCCATTTACCATCTTGTTGATGTGGCTGTAAGGTCGTAAAAGAAGGTGTTTTTGATGGTCTCGTTTGTGGAGACGGTATCGCTTGTGAGGACGATGAAGAAGCATTGTTTGATGCTGATGAGGAGTGATCGTTATTACTAGTACTATCACTTTTCGCATTGGGATTACCAATCGCTTTGCCATTTTTATCCACCCAACTGCTGGCTTTGCTTTTACGCACAAGCGCCGTACCACTACGATAGTTATTAATATCACTAATCGCTGCTGAGAATGGCACGACAATATCATTAGACGTGCTAATAACCCCATAGTTACCGCCTTTTTTTACCACAATACGCCCTTCAGATACGGGTCGTGCCCAGCCTTTACCGCCTGCTTCATTAAGCAGGTTGTAAATGGTTGGGATAACCTCGCGACCTTGCATATTAATATAACCGACATGGCTATTACGCAGAACAGGTAATAGACCTCCCGATAAATTATCTGCGTCGGCCTGTTGGTAACGTGATAAATCAACCACTTTTTTGCCGCTACTATTGAGTAACGCGACCGGTGCACCAAAATCTTTGATGGCTAAAAAATAGCTACTATTAGCGGTGCAAGAAACGTTTTTATAATAACTTTTAGGCAGTTTACAACTGGCTGCTTGCGCTACTGGCATGAAGACAACAACACTTAATAAAACACCAAGCGCAAAATGTAACCGCGTGGTCTTCGGCGATAAATAAGATGCTAACGGTAGCTGTGGTGTTAATAGAGAATCTTGCAGCATAAGTAGCCCTAAGCTAGAAATATTTAGAAGTATGTAAAAGTACTGGGAGCATATTGAATGTTAAAAGTTACGGAGAACAAAATATAAAAATAGGAATAATCGGTGAGCCAACTTTATCCGCTATTATTTGTTATTGGTCGCCATTATAAACTGCTAAACTAACAAATGGCTAGGGTGACGCCAATATCAATCCTGTAAGGATGTGAGTGTATTATTTAACCAGCGCCAGCAATTCGTCAGGATCAAATATTTGTTAGAGTTATGACGGGCTGCTCAATATACTTTGATTCTGATATCGTCCATTTCATTCAAAAACACTTTGTCATTAAATATGTTTGCCCTATTAGCTTTTGGGTCAAAACGTTTACAATGACTCGTTTTTTAAGTTGCTCATTAATCAACCTAAGGATACCTTATGGCTGTTGCCTCTTCACGTTCTGCATCCATAGGGTTACTCATTGGTTGTATTATTTTCGGTTTAGGCAGTCTGATTGTTGCTCATGTCGATATTGGCGGTTGGGCGATGGCGTTTTGGCGACTTGCTATTTCGGGAGTAATATTTGCCGTACTGGCCAAACTAACGGGTCAGCGACTCCCTCGCTCAAGACGTGCTATATTTTATGGCTTATTGTCAGGGGCATTTTTAGGTTTGGATTTAGCATTATGGCACGAAAGTATTTATGCGGTCGGCCCTGGCATCTCGACCTTACTCAACAGTTTGCAGATTTTCTTTTTAGCAGCTATTGGCTTCTTATACTTCAATGAACGTCAATCGATTTTACAGCTGCTCAGCTTGTGTCTGGCCATGCTGGGAGTCGCGATGATTGGCAGCCCTGAGTTTGCGCAGAATGCTAACGCCACTTGGGGTTTTGTAACTGGTATTGTTTCAGGTGCGATGCTAGCGGCGTCAATGACTTTTATCCGTAAGACTCACGATACCGAACCGACACCGATATTTGTATTGATGCAGCTGATCAGTATTGGGGGTGTATTAGCGATGATTTTACCGATGTTGGTCTTTGATATGGGTCATATCCTGCCCAATACCTGGTCTGATATTGGCTGGATATTGGTATATGGTGCGGTCATGCAATGCTTGGCGTGGGGGTTAATTGCTTATTCTATCCCGAAGATGTCATTAGCGCTGACGGGTTTGCTATTATTGACCGAGCCAGTTGCCGCTTTAGTCATTGACTATAGCTGGCTGGATAAGCCTATTAACACCTTACAATGGAGCGGCGCGCTGCTGACTATGTTTGCCATTTATTTAGGCTCTCTCAAGCCTAAGCCGCGCACGCTGCGTCGCTATCGGTTTTTTGCGCGATTCTACAAGCGTAAGTACAAGTAAAATACGGATTATTCGTTTTTCACTATTGGCTGAACATGGCCACCAATAGCGAATAAAAGAATCGTTGCAACGTTATATACCTGTTTATTTACCGAGACCAACAACTCAGTCTTTTTGCAGATTAAACAATGCATTGAGCACAATCGCGGTTAAGGTAGCGGTACCAATACCGCCTAAGTCAAAGCCGCCTAAATGCAAACTAAAATTACCGGTACCCATAATTACAGTGACGGCGGCAATAATTAAATTGCTGTTTTTACTAAAGTCGATATGACTGTCTATCCATATTTTTGCACCTGCGATAGCAATCAGACCAAATACTACGATTGATGCACCACCTAACAATGCCGGTGGAATAGTCTGAATAATCGCGCCAAACTTCGGTGACAATCCTAGCAATATAGCGACCACGCCTGCAATCACAAAGATAGTGGTGCTATAAACCTTAGTCACTGCCATTACGCCAATATTCTCAGCATAAGTGGTCACGCCTGTCCCACCAAAACCGGCTGAAAAAGTCGTTGCCAAGCCATCAGCGAAGAAGGCTCGACCCATATAAGGGGTGACGCGGGCTTTGGTCATGCCTTCAACGGCTTTAAAATGCCCTAAGTTTTCGGCAATCAAAATAAAAGCCACCGGCGCAATTAATATAATCGCACTCAACTCAAAACGTGGCGCATGAATACTGGGCAGGCCGAACCACGATGCCGCTTGGATACCACTAAAGTCAATTGGCGCGCCAAAGCCCAATACATTAGTCATTACAAAGTAGGCCACATACGACAATATCAGGCCGGCCAGTAACAATAAGCGCCGCAGCATGCCGCGCGTAAATACCGCCACACCACTGATAAGCAATACCGTCAACGCCGCCATCCAAGCATCAAACTGATTGGATGATACCCCTTGAATAGTTACTGGTGCTAAATTAAGACCAATAATCATTACAATTGCGCCGGTTACAATAGGTGGCATTAAGCGCTCAATCCAACCCGTGCCTGTCTTTATAACCAATAAACCAACCAAAGCATAAATGATACCGCAGACCATAATGCCGCCTAAAGCGACATTTAGGTTACTGTTAAAGCCTACCCCAGCATAGGCAGTAACCGCGATAACCGGACCGATAAACGCGAAGCTTGACCCTAAATAACTGGGCATGCGACCACCAGTGATGATGAAGAACATCACTGTACAAATACCGGACATTAAAATAGCCAGATTGGGATCAAACCCCATTAATAGGGGTGCAAGTACCGTCGAGCCAAACATTGCAAAGGTATGTTGAACCCCCAGCAGGATACTTTTTGATGGCGGTAGATACTCATTGATACCGACAGGATGACGATCCAAGTCGCCTTTGAATGGTCGCCATGTTGGGAACCAACGGCCATTTTCGAAGTCTGGATTGTGCGGTAAAGTCATAGTAGCCGAATCAATACCCGCAGCTTCTAGCGCTGTGGGAGTATGATATTCTGCTTGCGAAGTTTTCTCTGATGAAGAGGAGTGCTCTGAAGGAGATGCCATGCGCGCTTGTCCTATGTGGCCTAAGCTAATAATAACAGGCTAATAATAGCTAAGGAAAATTAAAAAGATAAATAGGGACGATTTTAATTAATGGTGATCATAAACGGGAACGATCATATATAGAAACAATAAAAACTAATGCGAA of the Psychrobacter sp. LV10R520-6 genome contains:
- a CDS encoding rubredoxin, which gives rise to MKRYECIVCGWIYDEALGCPEEGIAPGTKWDDIPDDWTCPECGVGKLDFEMMEL
- a CDS encoding alpha/beta fold hydrolase; this translates as MFNYPTPAWQAFGEHNWRTSDLSDHLYQAMIDIGDGINLCVEAGGNPDNPPLLMVMGLGSQMIFWPDDFIKRLINAGFFVIRFDNRDIGLSSKVQIEGLPRISQFKMMLRMQTGLSNKSQQVAYNLTDMAEDTVRLIKALQLGRTHLLGASMGGMIAQIVAARYPSLVQRMALMFTTNNRAFLRPPKAKQLYTLINRPESHSERDIVRHSVWFMKTVGTPGHVNVRTVREIAKLRYQRNFHPLGTVQQLNAILASGSISRFSKQIKAPTIVIHGSVDGLLPTSQGRVVAKAIPNAKFHLIEGMAHDIPAYYQPYLVDLIRNHLLD
- a CDS encoding WG repeat-containing protein, which produces MLQDSLLTPQLPLASYLSPKTTRLHFALGVLLSVVVFMPVAQAASCKLPKSYYKNVSCTANSSYFLAIKDFGAPVALLNSSGKKVVDLSRYQQADADNLSGGLLPVLRNSHVGYINMQGREVIPTIYNLLNEAGGKGWARPVSEGRIVVKKGGNYGVISTSNDIVVPFSAAISDINNYRSGTALVRKSKASSWVDKNGKAIGNPNAKSDSTSNNDHSSSASNNASSSSSQAIPSPQTRPSKTPSFTTLQPHQQDGKWGFVDDKDVTMITYSFDDVRPFSEGLAGVHVDNKWGFVNLGGELTIPFRFDESSVDTGDIYKGVSAFIFKDGKAWIGSLQNGDKMCIDKDGQSIGCD
- a CDS encoding DMT family transporter, translating into MAVASSRSASIGLLIGCIIFGLGSLIVAHVDIGGWAMAFWRLAISGVIFAVLAKLTGQRLPRSRRAIFYGLLSGAFLGLDLALWHESIYAVGPGISTLLNSLQIFFLAAIGFLYFNERQSILQLLSLCLAMLGVAMIGSPEFAQNANATWGFVTGIVSGAMLAASMTFIRKTHDTEPTPIFVLMQLISIGGVLAMILPMLVFDMGHILPNTWSDIGWILVYGAVMQCLAWGLIAYSIPKMSLALTGLLLLTEPVAALVIDYSWLDKPINTLQWSGALLTMFAIYLGSLKPKPRTLRRYRFFARFYKRKYK
- a CDS encoding solute carrier family 23 protein; the encoded protein is MASPSEHSSSSEKTSQAEYHTPTALEAAGIDSATMTLPHNPDFENGRWFPTWRPFKGDLDRHPVGINEYLPPSKSILLGVQHTFAMFGSTVLAPLLMGFDPNLAILMSGICTVMFFIITGGRMPSYLGSSFAFIGPVIAVTAYAGVGFNSNLNVALGGIMVCGIIYALVGLLVIKTGTGWIERLMPPIVTGAIVMIIGLNLAPVTIQGVSSNQFDAWMAALTVLLISGVAVFTRGMLRRLLLLAGLILSYVAYFVMTNVLGFGAPIDFSGIQAASWFGLPSIHAPRFELSAIILIAPVAFILIAENLGHFKAVEGMTKARVTPYMGRAFFADGLATTFSAGFGGTGVTTYAENIGVMAVTKVYSTTIFVIAGVVAILLGLSPKFGAIIQTIPPALLGGASIVVFGLIAIAGAKIWIDSHIDFSKNSNLIIAAVTVIMGTGNFSLHLGGFDLGGIGTATLTAIVLNALFNLQKD